Proteins encoded by one window of Vidua chalybeata isolate OUT-0048 chromosome 8, bVidCha1 merged haplotype, whole genome shotgun sequence:
- the ATP5MK gene encoding ATP synthase membrane subunit K, mitochondrial isoform X1, giving the protein MTLASQVFANRQAAMAGHDSGSQHQFTGFQKYFNSYTIIGRRNYVIATYTGVALLVLYFKFRPKKQAPAVTDK; this is encoded by the exons ATGACCTTGGCTTCTCAAGTCTTTGCCAATA GACAAGCAGCCATGGCTGGCCATGACTCGGGATCTCAACACCAGTTCACTGGATTTCAGAAGTACTTCAATTCCTATACCATCATAGGCAGGAGGAAT tatGTAATAGCAACGTACACAGGTGTTGCACTCCTTGTCTTGTATTTCAAGTTTAGGCCTAAGAAGCAAGCTCCTGCTGTGACAGATAAGTAA
- the ATP5MK gene encoding ATP synthase membrane subunit K, mitochondrial isoform X2: MAGHDSGSQHQFTGFQKYFNSYTIIGRRNYVIATYTGVALLVLYFKFRPKKQAPAVTDK; the protein is encoded by the exons ATGGCTGGCCATGACTCGGGATCTCAACACCAGTTCACTGGATTTCAGAAGTACTTCAATTCCTATACCATCATAGGCAGGAGGAAT tatGTAATAGCAACGTACACAGGTGTTGCACTCCTTGTCTTGTATTTCAAGTTTAGGCCTAAGAAGCAAGCTCCTGCTGTGACAGATAAGTAA